One window of Saimiri boliviensis isolate mSaiBol1 chromosome 4, mSaiBol1.pri, whole genome shotgun sequence genomic DNA carries:
- the LOC104650361 gene encoding patr class I histocompatibility antigen, alpha chain G-like isoform X1, with product MSAGLVAAELQLSEKRYPRWPTLLHTFVLLLCLLEAACSGSQTTTHSLRYDFIALSQPSPGQSPFEVSGYLDDQLFLWCCKEGRWAEPHTSWAQARDPRAWEKLVLRLKARAQHLVTILRSIMAHNNQSQESHTLQTTVVCELLGNQSSWGQWHYNYDGQDFLLSTLESFNASRSQPEPSRAAEREKGREQSFLAQSCIYPLRKYLEAGVGPWPTIGVIEPPHTKHPPVWIFCGLLASAVVAVGAAGAFLWKKWRKGRTAGMLCILELEATLNIIGHLSLWETEVPEKKFQEEQRKPGTVAHACNPSTLGGRGGWITRSRDRDYPGQHGETPSLLKIQNMSWAWWRMPVMPATQEVEAGELPEPRRRRLR from the exons ATGTCTGCGGGACTGGTTGCTGCGGAGCTGCAGCTCAGCGAGAAACGCTACCCGCGGTGGCCCACTCTCTTGCACACCTTCGTCCTACTGCTGTGCTTGCTGGAAGCGGCTTGTTCCGGAAGTCAGACCA cAACGCACTCTCTGCGCTACGACTTCATTGCTCTttcccagcccagccctgggcaAAGCCCTTTTGAAGTCTCAGGCTATCTGGATGACCAGCTTTTCTTATGGTGCTGCAAGGAGGGCAGGTGGGCAGAGCCCCAcacatcctgggctcaggccaggGACCCAAGAGCTTGGGAAAAGCTGGTTCTCAGACTGAAGGCCAGAGCCCAGCACCTTGTCACCATCCTGAGGAGCATCATGGCACACAACAACCAGAGCCAAG AGTCACACACCCTCCAGACCACAGTGGTCTGTGAGTTGTTGGGGAACCAGAGCAGCTGGGGACAATGGCACTACAACTATGATGGCCAGGACTTCCTTCTTAGCACACTTGAGTCTTTCAACGCCAGCAGAAGCCAACCAGAACCAAGCAGAGCTGcagaaagggagaagggaagggagcaATCCTTCCTAGCCCAGAGCTGCATCTACCCTCTCCGGAAGTACCTGGAAGCTGGGGTGGGACCGTGGCCCACCATAGGTGTGATAG AGCCTCCCCACACAAAACACCCCCCAGTCTGGATCTTCTGTGGGCTCCTGGCTTCTGCAGTGGTTGCTGTGGGAGCTGCCGGTGCCTTCCTCTGGAAGAAGTGGAGAAAGGGCAGGACAGCAGGTATGCTCTGTATATTAGAGCTGGAAGCAACCTTAAACATTATTGGACATCTCTctctctgggagactgaggttccagaaaagaaatttcaagaagAGCAGcgtaagccgggcacggtggctcacgcctgtaatcccagtactttgggaggccgaggcgggtggatcacgaggtcaagagatcgagactatcctggtcaacatggtgaaaccccgtctctactaaaaatacaaaacatgagctgggcatggtggcgcatgcctgtaatgccagctactcaggaggttgaggcaggagaattgcctgaacccaggaggcggaggttgcggtga
- the LOC104650361 gene encoding hereditary hemochromatosis protein homolog isoform X2, translating into MSAGLVAAELQLSEKRYPRWPTLLHTFVLLLCLLEAACSGSQTTTHSLRYDFIALSQPSPGQSPFEVSGYLDDQLFLWCCKEGRWAEPHTSWAQARDPRAWEKLVLRLKARAQHLVTILRSIMAHNNQSQESHTLQTTVVCELLGNQSSWGQWHYNYDGQDFLLSTLESFNASRSQPEPSRAAEREKGREQSFLAQSCIYPLRKYLEAGVGPWPTIGVIEPPHTKHPPVWIFCGLLASAVVAVGAAGAFLWKKWRKGRTAGVQRDFYIPMSSYNQRADSSV; encoded by the exons ATGTCTGCGGGACTGGTTGCTGCGGAGCTGCAGCTCAGCGAGAAACGCTACCCGCGGTGGCCCACTCTCTTGCACACCTTCGTCCTACTGCTGTGCTTGCTGGAAGCGGCTTGTTCCGGAAGTCAGACCA cAACGCACTCTCTGCGCTACGACTTCATTGCTCTttcccagcccagccctgggcaAAGCCCTTTTGAAGTCTCAGGCTATCTGGATGACCAGCTTTTCTTATGGTGCTGCAAGGAGGGCAGGTGGGCAGAGCCCCAcacatcctgggctcaggccaggGACCCAAGAGCTTGGGAAAAGCTGGTTCTCAGACTGAAGGCCAGAGCCCAGCACCTTGTCACCATCCTGAGGAGCATCATGGCACACAACAACCAGAGCCAAG AGTCACACACCCTCCAGACCACAGTGGTCTGTGAGTTGTTGGGGAACCAGAGCAGCTGGGGACAATGGCACTACAACTATGATGGCCAGGACTTCCTTCTTAGCACACTTGAGTCTTTCAACGCCAGCAGAAGCCAACCAGAACCAAGCAGAGCTGcagaaagggagaagggaagggagcaATCCTTCCTAGCCCAGAGCTGCATCTACCCTCTCCGGAAGTACCTGGAAGCTGGGGTGGGACCGTGGCCCACCATAGGTGTGATAG AGCCTCCCCACACAAAACACCCCCCAGTCTGGATCTTCTGTGGGCTCCTGGCTTCTGCAGTGGTTGCTGTGGGAGCTGCCGGTGCCTTCCTCTGGAAGAAGTGGAGAAAGGGCAGGACAGCAG GTGTCCAGAGAGACTTCTACATTCCCATGTCGA GCTACAACCAGAGAGCTGATTCCTCTGTTTGA